One genomic window of Salvia miltiorrhiza cultivar Shanhuang (shh) chromosome 4, IMPLAD_Smil_shh, whole genome shotgun sequence includes the following:
- the LOC131023817 gene encoding la-related protein 1B-like isoform X2, whose protein sequence is MGAEAWPALSDTARGSPKSPLVSSNGSIIIPEGVLPGSLSPRKGPDTSISTQIHMAPGGQRSTKSGGDSPNHNRMAANGSLSQAPSMLGAFAESQQQNAGNSVTSAREYNKEEAAHWVSGQRGRSFGGNELHAQHGPFRGNSGPQARPDGSYHHRHGGRRDHHRRESFGSQKRDGSRPFVRGPAPNRPFLPPPRPPVLTRPFVNPMVYHEMPQVYFVPGPHLDSPRPMPMVSYSPMLFPMPDPHLLNKILNQIDYYFSDENLVTDTYLRSMMDGEGWVSVKEIARFQKVEQMTDNIHLILDAMQASNVVEVKGDKVRRRSDWVKWLMPPIQYSTSKSPSDSSQDNLAAHINSVSLREKSAN, encoded by the exons ATGGGGGCGGAGGCTTGGCCTGCTCTATCGGACACTGCTCGCGGATCCCCCAAATCTCCGTTAGTTTCATCAAATGGATCAATTATTATACCAGAG GGAGTACTACCAGGCTCTTTGTCTCCTAGAAAAGGACCGGACACTAGCATCTCTACTCAAATTCACATGGCTCCTGGTGGCCAGAGGTCTACGAAGAGTGGCGGTGACAGTCCGAACCACAACAGAATGGCGGCTAATGGCAGCCTATCTCAGGCTCCGTCTATGCTAGGAGCTTTTGCTGAATCACAACAGCAGAATGCTGGAAATTCTGTTACTTCTGCTCGGGAATATAATAAGGAAGAAGCAGCACATTGGGTCTCTGGGCAGAGAGGAAGATCATTTGGTGGTAATGAGCTGCATGCACAGCATGGTCCTTTTAGGGGTAACAGTGGGCCACAAGCTCGACCTGATGGTTCTTACCATCATAGACACGGTGGAAGGCGTGATCATCATCGCAGGGAAAGCTTTGGATCTCAAAAGAGAGATGGTTCTAGGCCCTTTGTACGTGGGCCAGCTCCAAATCGACCTTTTCTACCTCCCCCTCGTCCTCCAGTACTTACGCGACCTTTTGTAAATCCCATGGTTTACCATG AGATGCCACAGGTATACTTCGTCCCTGGCCCCCACCTAGATTCACCCAGGCCCATGCCTATGGTCTCATATTCGCCAATGTTGTTTCCTATGCCCGATCCTCACTTACTTAACAAGATCTTGAACCAGATAGACTATTATTTTAG TGATGAGAACCTGGTGACAGACACATATTTGCGCAGTATGATGGATGGTGAAGGATGGGTGTCTGTTAAGGAAATAGCTCGGTTCCAGAAA GTCGAGCAGATGACAGACAATATTCACCTTATACTAGATGCCATGCAAGCTTCCAATGTAGTGGAAGTGAAG GGCGATAAAGTGAGGCGCAGAAGTGATTGGGTTAAATGGTTGATGCCCCCTATTCAATATTCCACCTCAAAAAGTCCCTCAGATTCTAGTCAGGATAATCTTGCAGCACATATCAACAGTGTATCATTGCGTGAAAAATCTGCCAACTAG
- the LOC131023817 gene encoding la-related protein 1C-like isoform X1, which yields MAAASKSPSTLVQAHNSRQSRRPSAARGVHSPPHQIVDQEQSVTSCLTIPHSKIVDAFNSLVAYESATGVDDQVENSENGGAAKKPVWNKPSSGAAAVAAEVGTVMGAEAWPALSDTARGSPKSPLVSSNGSIIIPEGVLPGSLSPRKGPDTSISTQIHMAPGGQRSTKSGGDSPNHNRMAANGSLSQAPSMLGAFAESQQQNAGNSVTSAREYNKEEAAHWVSGQRGRSFGGNELHAQHGPFRGNSGPQARPDGSYHHRHGGRRDHHRRESFGSQKRDGSRPFVRGPAPNRPFLPPPRPPVLTRPFVNPMVYHEMPQVYFVPGPHLDSPRPMPMVSYSPMLFPMPDPHLLNKILNQIDYYFSDENLVTDTYLRSMMDGEGWVSVKEIARFQKVEQMTDNIHLILDAMQASNVVEVKGDKVRRRSDWVKWLMPPIQYSTSKSPSDSSQDNLAAHINSVSLREKSAN from the exons ATGGCAGCGGCGTCGAAGTCTCCTTCTACGCTTGTTCAAGCTCATAATTCTCGCCAGTCCCGGCGGCCCTCGGCGGCGCGTGGCGTGCATTCGCCTCCTCATCAAATTGTCGATCAGGAACAGTCTGTAACTTCATGTCTTACTATCCCTCACAGCAAAATAGTGGATGCATTTAATTCTTTGGTTGCATATGAATCTGCTACTGGCGTGGATGATCAGGTCGAAAACAGTGAAAATGGTGGCGCGGCGAAGAAGCCGGTCTGGAACAAGCCTTCCAGTGGGGCTGCTGCGGTGGCTGCGGAGGTTGGTACGGTGATGGGGGCGGAGGCTTGGCCTGCTCTATCGGACACTGCTCGCGGATCCCCCAAATCTCCGTTAGTTTCATCAAATGGATCAATTATTATACCAGAG GGAGTACTACCAGGCTCTTTGTCTCCTAGAAAAGGACCGGACACTAGCATCTCTACTCAAATTCACATGGCTCCTGGTGGCCAGAGGTCTACGAAGAGTGGCGGTGACAGTCCGAACCACAACAGAATGGCGGCTAATGGCAGCCTATCTCAGGCTCCGTCTATGCTAGGAGCTTTTGCTGAATCACAACAGCAGAATGCTGGAAATTCTGTTACTTCTGCTCGGGAATATAATAAGGAAGAAGCAGCACATTGGGTCTCTGGGCAGAGAGGAAGATCATTTGGTGGTAATGAGCTGCATGCACAGCATGGTCCTTTTAGGGGTAACAGTGGGCCACAAGCTCGACCTGATGGTTCTTACCATCATAGACACGGTGGAAGGCGTGATCATCATCGCAGGGAAAGCTTTGGATCTCAAAAGAGAGATGGTTCTAGGCCCTTTGTACGTGGGCCAGCTCCAAATCGACCTTTTCTACCTCCCCCTCGTCCTCCAGTACTTACGCGACCTTTTGTAAATCCCATGGTTTACCATG AGATGCCACAGGTATACTTCGTCCCTGGCCCCCACCTAGATTCACCCAGGCCCATGCCTATGGTCTCATATTCGCCAATGTTGTTTCCTATGCCCGATCCTCACTTACTTAACAAGATCTTGAACCAGATAGACTATTATTTTAG TGATGAGAACCTGGTGACAGACACATATTTGCGCAGTATGATGGATGGTGAAGGATGGGTGTCTGTTAAGGAAATAGCTCGGTTCCAGAAA GTCGAGCAGATGACAGACAATATTCACCTTATACTAGATGCCATGCAAGCTTCCAATGTAGTGGAAGTGAAG GGCGATAAAGTGAGGCGCAGAAGTGATTGGGTTAAATGGTTGATGCCCCCTATTCAATATTCCACCTCAAAAAGTCCCTCAGATTCTAGTCAGGATAATCTTGCAGCACATATCAACAGTGTATCATTGCGTGAAAAATCTGCCAACTAG